The proteins below come from a single Timaviella obliquedivisa GSE-PSE-MK23-08B genomic window:
- the cofG gene encoding 7,8-didemethyl-8-hydroxy-5-deazariboflavin synthase subunit CofG, with protein sequence MNLTATYSPAYTLVPTYECFNRCTYCNFRVDPNQDEWMTLARAEATLRSLQPQGVIEILVLSGEVHPQSDRRSDWFQRIYDLCELALSLGFLPHTNAGLLTHEEMAQLKTVNVSMGLMLEQMTPALLQTVHRHSPSKIPALRLQQLEQAGELQIPFTTGLLLGLGETQADWVATLETIAQVHSHWGHIQEVILQPHSPGQNQAWQGEAFEIEQLVELVAIARHLLPADIVLQIPPNLIPYAPQLIACLQAGASDLGGISPKDEVNPDYPHPRDENLAALLQPAGWQLQPRLPIYPHHDNKLPADLRAQVNHWRSALPLPQGSQLAVLPSHIAHRDTAATTEIRAGERQL encoded by the coding sequence ATGAATTTAACAGCGACTTACAGCCCCGCCTACACCTTAGTTCCCACCTACGAATGTTTCAATCGTTGCACCTACTGCAACTTTCGGGTTGATCCAAATCAGGATGAGTGGATGACTTTGGCACGGGCGGAAGCCACGTTGCGATCGCTGCAACCCCAAGGCGTGATCGAAATTTTGGTACTGAGCGGCGAAGTTCATCCTCAAAGCGATCGCCGTTCTGATTGGTTTCAAAGAATCTATGATCTTTGTGAACTTGCCCTTAGCCTTGGGTTTTTACCTCATACCAATGCAGGGTTGCTGACTCATGAGGAAATGGCACAGCTTAAAACCGTCAACGTTTCCATGGGGTTAATGCTAGAGCAAATGACCCCAGCGCTGTTACAAACTGTTCATCGCCATTCGCCTAGCAAAATACCTGCGCTGCGGCTTCAGCAGCTAGAACAGGCAGGAGAGTTACAGATCCCGTTTACCACGGGCTTGCTGTTGGGGTTGGGGGAAACCCAAGCAGATTGGGTGGCAACCTTGGAGACGATCGCTCAAGTCCACAGCCATTGGGGACACATTCAAGAAGTTATTCTTCAGCCGCACAGTCCGGGGCAGAATCAGGCGTGGCAAGGAGAAGCTTTTGAGATCGAGCAACTGGTGGAACTGGTGGCGATTGCGCGTCATTTATTACCTGCTGATATTGTGTTGCAAATTCCCCCCAATCTCATTCCTTATGCGCCTCAACTGATCGCCTGTCTGCAAGCGGGAGCCAGCGATCTGGGCGGCATTAGTCCCAAAGATGAAGTCAACCCCGACTATCCCCATCCCCGCGACGAAAATCTTGCCGCGCTGCTCCAACCTGCCGGATGGCAACTTCAGCCGCGCTTGCCCATTTATCCGCACCACGACAACAAATTACCTGCTGATTTACGCGCCCAGGTTAACCATTGGCGATCGGCTTTGCCGTTGCCGCAAGGGTCGCAACTCGCCGTACTTCCGTCTCATATTGCCCATCGGGATACAGCCGCAACAACCGAAATCCGGGCGGGCGAGCGTCAATTGTAA
- the recN gene encoding DNA repair protein RecN, which yields MLISLQIENFALVDRLDLELGTGLNVLTGETGAGKSIILDALDAALGGKVSSRVIRTGAERAVVEATFDLDPGLLGWLAEQQIELVDDVSLVCSRELVAARSGVRSRSRVNGVLVNKAQMDDLRDRLLEITAQGQTLLLGKATLQREWLDGFGGVHLVEQRESVADVFMAAQQAFKALDKRRQFEQQRLQQLDLFEYQAKELTAANLSDPDELTQLEQERQRLSHSVELQQQSYRVYQALYQNDRGSEACADLLGTAENTLIDMTRYDSSLQPILELVIEAMAQVEEAGRQINAYGEALETDPDRLQTVEDRILELKQICRKYGPTLVEAIAHSQRVQQELAELSGSSQSLEVLEQNYQAIQAELLQSCNKLTEQRKQAARQLEGLLLKELKPLAMDKVQFKVEISPSQPTAMGSDRISFVFSPNPGEPLKPMTEIASGGEMSRFLLALKACFSQVDSVGTMVFDEIDVGVSGRVTQAIAEKLHQLSHRHQVLCVTHQPIVAAIADHHFRVDKQVIDPANGKRGKAKSTASEDVRTVVRVMPLNEHQRREELAQLAGGQSDQEAIAFADSLLLQAANTRSQNNPSLTVASKSAAKTKTRSR from the coding sequence ATGCTGATCTCTCTTCAGATTGAAAACTTCGCTTTGGTCGATCGCCTCGACTTAGAGTTGGGCACTGGGTTAAACGTTTTGACCGGAGAAACCGGAGCCGGGAAGTCCATTATTCTTGATGCGCTGGATGCAGCGCTAGGTGGCAAAGTATCTAGCCGAGTTATTCGCACGGGGGCAGAGCGGGCGGTTGTTGAGGCGACGTTTGATCTTGATCCGGGGCTGCTGGGCTGGTTAGCAGAGCAGCAGATTGAATTAGTTGATGATGTATCGCTAGTCTGTAGCCGAGAATTAGTGGCGGCGCGAAGCGGGGTGCGGAGCCGATCGCGGGTTAACGGAGTGCTGGTGAATAAAGCTCAGATGGATGATCTGCGCGATCGCCTCCTCGAAATTACTGCCCAAGGACAAACCCTACTGCTAGGCAAAGCAACCCTTCAGCGCGAATGGCTAGACGGCTTTGGCGGCGTACATCTGGTTGAACAACGCGAGAGCGTCGCTGATGTTTTTATGGCAGCCCAGCAAGCATTCAAAGCCCTAGACAAACGTCGCCAATTTGAACAACAGCGCCTCCAACAGCTTGATCTCTTTGAATATCAAGCCAAAGAACTGACTGCCGCCAACCTCAGCGATCCTGATGAACTGACCCAGCTTGAGCAGGAACGCCAGCGCCTCAGCCATAGCGTTGAACTTCAGCAGCAAAGCTATCGGGTCTACCAAGCCCTTTACCAAAACGATCGCGGCTCTGAAGCTTGCGCCGACTTACTGGGCACCGCTGAAAATACACTGATTGACATGACTCGTTACGACAGTTCTTTGCAGCCCATTTTAGAACTGGTGATTGAAGCGATGGCGCAGGTTGAAGAAGCGGGACGACAGATTAATGCCTATGGGGAGGCATTGGAAACTGACCCCGATCGCCTCCAAACTGTCGAAGATCGTATTCTTGAACTGAAGCAAATTTGTCGTAAGTATGGTCCTACCCTGGTCGAAGCGATCGCCCACAGCCAGCGCGTTCAACAAGAGCTTGCTGAACTGAGTGGCAGCAGTCAATCTTTAGAAGTTTTAGAGCAGAATTATCAAGCAATTCAGGCAGAGCTTTTGCAGTCTTGCAACAAACTGACTGAACAACGCAAGCAAGCTGCTCGTCAGTTGGAGGGGCTTTTGCTCAAAGAGTTAAAGCCGCTTGCCATGGATAAAGTGCAGTTCAAAGTAGAAATTAGCCCTAGCCAGCCCACTGCCATGGGGAGCGATCGCATCAGCTTCGTTTTCAGCCCCAACCCTGGCGAACCCCTGAAGCCGATGACAGAAATTGCGTCGGGCGGTGAAATGAGTCGGTTCTTGTTGGCGCTTAAAGCTTGCTTCTCTCAGGTCGATTCGGTGGGCACGATGGTATTTGATGAGATTGATGTGGGCGTTTCGGGGCGAGTTACCCAGGCGATCGCTGAAAAGCTGCATCAACTCAGCCATCGACACCAAGTTTTGTGCGTGACTCACCAGCCGATTGTGGCAGCGATCGCCGATCATCATTTTCGCGTTGATAAACAAGTTATTGATCCAGCCAATGGCAAACGGGGCAAAGCCAAATCAACCGCATCAGAAGACGTGCGAACTGTGGTGAGAGTCATGCCCTTAAACGAACATCAACGGCGAGAAGAATTAGCGCAACTGGCAGGCGGTCAATCGGATCAAGAGGCGATCGCTTTTGCAGATTCTCTACTGTTGCAAGCTGCCAATACGCGAAGTCAAAACAATCCATCTTTAACCGTTGCATCTAAATCAGCAGCAAAAACTAAAACTCGTTCTAGATAG
- a CDS encoding DUF5615 family PIN-like protein yields the protein MTIWVDAHLSPAIAVWISITFGVTALALRDIGLRDAEDPEIFEAAKAQDVIFITKDSDFVDLVDRLGSPPQIIWLTCGNTSNIRLQEILSATLPKALELLRSGETLIEISGE from the coding sequence ATGACAATTTGGGTAGACGCGCATTTGTCCCCTGCAATTGCAGTTTGGATTAGCATCACTTTTGGAGTTACAGCATTAGCTTTACGAGATATTGGTTTGAGAGATGCTGAAGATCCTGAGATTTTTGAGGCAGCAAAAGCCCAAGACGTTATCTTTATCACTAAAGACAGTGATTTTGTTGATCTGGTCGATCGCCTTGGCTCACCACCGCAGATTATCTGGTTGACCTGCGGTAACACCTCAAATATCCGGTTACAAGAGATTTTGAGTGCTACTTTGCCAAAAGCCCTGGAACTACTACGATCGGGTGAAACTTTAATTGAAATCAGCGGAGAGTAG
- a CDS encoding prolyl oligopeptidase family serine peptidase has product MLQSDQIPTKLSYPITATVDQVDDYHGQAIADPYRWLEDPNSEESQAWIEAQNQVTFAYLNDIPIRETLKQRLTKLWDYEKFGIPFKEGDRYFYFKNDGLQNQSVLYTLPALDAEPKVLLDPNTLSADGTVALSGLSISEDARLMAYGLSTAGSDWQEWKVRDIETGEDLPDHLQWIKFSGASWTQDNQGFFYSRYAEPNAETKLEDVNYFQKLYYHRLGTTQAEDVLIYERPDQKEWGFSGGVTEDGRYLIISVWRGSQPKNLVFYKDLGNSKNPVVELISEFEASYSFIDNDGTTFWFETDLDASRKRAIAIDITNPNTVHEIIPQADETLEGIGLLNNQFVASYLKDAHTQIKIFDLTGAFVREIELPGLGSAGGFGGKRHDTETFYSFTGFTTPNTIYRYNMVTGESSLFREPDVDFDPSQYETQQVFYDSKDGTKVPMFITHKKGLVLDGNNPTYLYAYGGFNISITPSFSPSNLVWMELGGIYAVPNLRGGGEYGEEWHQAGVKQRKQNVFDDFIAAAEWLIANQYTSSKKLAIAGGSNGGLLVGACMTQRPDLFGAALPAVGVLDMLRFHKFTIGWAWCEEYGSSDNENEFEALYAYSPLHNLKPGTAYPATMVTTADHDDRVVPAHSFKFAAALQAAHQGDAPVMIRIETKAGHGAGKPTAKVIEEIADRWAFLVRCLEIAT; this is encoded by the coding sequence ATGCTTCAGTCTGATCAGATTCCGACTAAACTGAGCTACCCCATTACGGCTACTGTTGATCAAGTAGACGATTATCATGGTCAAGCGATCGCCGACCCTTATCGCTGGCTCGAAGATCCTAATTCTGAAGAGAGTCAAGCCTGGATTGAAGCGCAAAACCAAGTCACCTTTGCTTATCTCAACGACATTCCCATTCGAGAAACCTTAAAGCAGCGCCTCACAAAGCTTTGGGATTATGAGAAGTTTGGGATTCCTTTTAAGGAGGGCGATCGCTATTTTTATTTCAAAAACGACGGCTTACAAAACCAAAGTGTTCTCTATACCCTGCCTGCTTTAGATGCCGAGCCCAAAGTATTGCTCGACCCCAACACGTTATCAGCCGATGGCACTGTTGCCCTCTCTGGCTTATCCATCAGCGAAGATGCCCGCCTGATGGCGTATGGCTTATCGACAGCAGGTTCTGACTGGCAAGAGTGGAAAGTGCGCGATATAGAAACTGGAGAAGATTTGCCCGATCATCTCCAGTGGATTAAGTTTTCGGGGGCTTCTTGGACACAGGATAACCAGGGATTTTTCTACTCACGCTATGCTGAACCAAACGCAGAAACAAAGCTAGAAGATGTTAATTATTTTCAGAAGCTTTACTATCATCGCTTGGGCACAACGCAAGCCGAAGACGTATTAATTTATGAACGTCCAGACCAAAAAGAATGGGGTTTTAGCGGTGGAGTCACAGAAGATGGACGTTATCTAATCATTTCCGTCTGGAGGGGTAGCCAGCCTAAAAATTTGGTGTTTTACAAGGATCTGGGTAATTCCAAGAACCCGGTTGTAGAGTTAATTTCTGAGTTTGAAGCCAGTTATAGTTTTATTGATAATGATGGTACAACTTTTTGGTTTGAAACAGATTTAGATGCCTCTCGAAAACGCGCGATCGCCATTGACATCACCAATCCCAATACCGTTCACGAAATCATTCCTCAAGCTGACGAAACTCTAGAAGGTATAGGCTTACTTAATAACCAATTTGTTGCGAGTTACCTTAAAGATGCCCATACTCAAATCAAAATCTTTGACCTAACGGGCGCATTCGTACGGGAAATTGAACTGCCTGGACTTGGCTCGGCAGGTGGCTTTGGCGGCAAGCGCCACGACACCGAAACCTTTTACAGCTTTACTGGGTTTACCACGCCCAATACCATTTACCGATACAACATGGTGACGGGAGAGAGCAGCCTTTTCCGAGAGCCTGATGTAGATTTTGACCCCTCGCAATATGAAACTCAGCAGGTTTTTTACGACAGCAAAGATGGTACCAAAGTGCCTATGTTTATTACCCATAAAAAGGGACTGGTATTAGATGGAAATAACCCGACTTATCTTTATGCTTACGGCGGTTTTAATATTTCCATTACCCCGTCTTTTTCGCCTAGTAATTTAGTGTGGATGGAGTTAGGTGGAATTTACGCCGTTCCTAATTTGCGTGGCGGCGGCGAGTATGGCGAAGAGTGGCATCAGGCAGGCGTAAAACAGCGTAAACAAAATGTATTTGATGATTTTATTGCGGCAGCAGAATGGCTGATTGCGAATCAATATACATCGTCGAAGAAATTGGCGATCGCCGGAGGCAGTAACGGTGGCTTGTTAGTGGGAGCCTGCATGACTCAGCGCCCTGATTTATTTGGTGCAGCACTGCCTGCGGTGGGTGTACTAGATATGCTGCGATTCCACAAATTTACCATTGGTTGGGCGTGGTGCGAGGAATACGGTTCGTCTGATAATGAGAACGAGTTTGAGGCACTTTATGCCTACTCGCCGTTACACAATCTCAAGCCAGGTACAGCTTATCCTGCAACGATGGTTACAACCGCTGATCATGACGATCGCGTGGTGCCAGCCCACAGCTTTAAGTTTGCAGCGGCGTTACAGGCAGCGCATCAGGGCGATGCACCTGTAATGATTAGAATTGAGACTAAGGCAGGACATGGAGCCGGGAAACCCACTGCGAAGGTGATTGAAGAAATTGCCGATCGCTGGGCTTTTTTGGTGCGGTGCCTGGAGATTGCAACGTGA
- a CDS encoding acyl-CoA thioesterase, which yields MSFHHSRTIHFQDTDAAGVVYFANVLAMCHEAYEASLANTGFNLREFFTHSAFALPIVHARVDFLCPMFCGLEYEIQVKPAYLNPRKFEISYSILLLKEPENPISQATTVHVCIDPVTRTRLDLPTEIMQWLQAA from the coding sequence ATGTCATTCCACCACTCTCGCACCATTCACTTCCAAGATACCGATGCTGCTGGCGTTGTTTACTTTGCCAACGTTCTGGCAATGTGCCACGAAGCCTACGAAGCTTCTCTAGCGAATACGGGTTTTAACCTCAGAGAGTTTTTTACCCATTCAGCCTTTGCCCTGCCCATTGTCCATGCCAGGGTAGACTTTCTCTGCCCTATGTTCTGTGGGCTAGAGTATGAAATCCAGGTAAAGCCTGCTTACCTTAATCCCAGAAAATTTGAAATCTCGTATAGCATTCTTCTATTGAAAGAACCTGAGAATCCTATTAGTCAAGCAACCACTGTTCATGTTTGCATTGATCCAGTCACTCGGACTCGGCTCGACTTGCCTACCGAAATTATGCAATGGTTGCAAGCAGCGTAG
- a CDS encoding AarF/ABC1/UbiB kinase family protein, with protein sequence MQTVTPNSNSSSVPAVVMESELHPAPQEHLKSIHVVDEPEAPRYDPEAIAAEYGKRPFKVWGRLLGIVWTFLTFVLALLWDKQTGQIEKNQRKRAIRVREVLTGLGPAYIKIGQALSTRPDLVPPQYLEELTQLQDQLPPFPNELAYQFIEEELGDRPENIYAELTADPIAAASLGQVYKGKLKSGETVAVKVQRPGLAQLITLDLYILRQIAAWTSSNIKRVRSDIVGIMDEFGARIFEEMDYAHEGRNAERFAQLYGHVQDIYVPRIYWQYSGRRVLTMEWINGVKLTNPQEIRELGLDARYMVEVGVQCSLLQLLEHGFFHADPHPGNLLATPDGKLAYLDFGMMSEVQPYQRYGLIEAVVHLVNRDFDGLANDYVKLEFLTPETDLTPIIPALKSVFDGALGASVAALNFKSITDQLSQVMYDFPFRVPAYYALIIRSLVTLEGIAINVDPEFKVLSKAYPYVAKRLLTDQSPELRTSLQDLLFKDGSFRWNRLENLLNNAQESQDYDINQVLEQTVEFLFSERGEFIRDSLAEEIVKGVDDLGRNALDQVKHNVEGWLGWAESSNGKSKSVQKGVAAPEPSNLDRILGIVGMLRETPGFDPALLVPLVPRLFFKPELHEMGQHIAGGLAQRAAARLIREVLLREPTRASQNGQTLGTLVPKLPVSR encoded by the coding sequence ATGCAAACCGTAACTCCAAATTCTAATTCGTCTTCCGTTCCGGCTGTGGTGATGGAGAGTGAACTCCATCCTGCGCCCCAAGAGCATCTTAAGTCAATCCATGTGGTCGATGAACCCGAAGCGCCACGATATGACCCAGAAGCGATCGCGGCTGAGTATGGTAAGCGCCCGTTCAAAGTATGGGGACGGCTTTTAGGAATTGTGTGGACTTTCCTAACCTTTGTTCTAGCGTTGCTCTGGGATAAGCAAACCGGACAAATTGAGAAGAATCAACGTAAACGTGCTATTCGGGTACGAGAGGTCCTAACGGGTCTAGGTCCGGCATATATCAAAATTGGACAAGCGCTTTCAACTCGCCCTGATCTGGTGCCGCCCCAGTACTTAGAAGAGCTAACGCAGCTACAAGATCAACTGCCCCCCTTTCCTAACGAATTAGCATACCAGTTCATTGAGGAAGAATTGGGCGATCGCCCCGAAAATATCTACGCTGAACTGACTGCTGACCCGATCGCCGCTGCATCGCTAGGGCAGGTTTACAAAGGTAAACTTAAGAGTGGCGAAACCGTTGCCGTTAAAGTTCAGCGTCCTGGTTTGGCGCAACTCATCACTTTAGACTTGTACATTTTGCGGCAAATAGCAGCGTGGACAAGCAGCAATATTAAACGGGTTCGCAGCGATATTGTTGGCATCATGGACGAATTTGGTGCTCGCATTTTTGAAGAAATGGACTACGCCCACGAAGGTCGTAATGCTGAGCGATTTGCTCAACTTTATGGACATGTGCAAGATATTTACGTGCCTCGAATTTATTGGCAGTACAGCGGTCGGCGTGTGCTAACCATGGAATGGATTAATGGGGTTAAGTTGACCAATCCCCAAGAAATTCGTGAGCTAGGGCTAGATGCTCGCTACATGGTGGAAGTAGGCGTTCAATGCTCTCTACTGCAATTGCTAGAGCATGGCTTTTTCCACGCTGATCCTCATCCAGGTAACCTGCTGGCAACACCCGATGGCAAGCTGGCTTATCTAGACTTTGGCATGATGAGTGAAGTGCAGCCCTATCAGCGCTATGGTCTGATTGAAGCAGTGGTGCATTTGGTTAACCGTGACTTTGATGGCTTGGCAAATGACTATGTAAAGCTGGAGTTTTTAACACCTGAAACTGATTTGACTCCTATTATTCCTGCTCTTAAGTCTGTGTTTGATGGGGCTTTGGGCGCTAGTGTGGCAGCACTTAATTTTAAGAGTATTACCGATCAACTCTCTCAGGTGATGTACGACTTCCCATTTCGGGTGCCTGCCTACTACGCCTTAATTATTCGATCGTTGGTGACGTTAGAAGGAATTGCCATTAACGTTGATCCTGAATTTAAAGTGCTGAGTAAAGCCTACCCCTACGTTGCTAAGCGCTTGCTCACCGACCAGTCACCTGAACTTAGAACTTCCTTGCAAGATCTTCTATTTAAGGACGGTAGTTTCCGTTGGAATCGATTAGAGAATTTGTTAAACAATGCTCAGGAGAGTCAAGACTATGACATTAATCAGGTGTTAGAGCAGACGGTTGAGTTTCTTTTTTCAGAGCGAGGAGAATTTATTCGAGACTCGCTGGCAGAAGAAATTGTTAAAGGGGTTGATGATTTGGGGCGTAATGCTCTAGACCAGGTTAAGCATAATGTGGAGGGCTGGCTGGGCTGGGCTGAGTCGTCTAACGGTAAATCTAAATCCGTTCAAAAGGGAGTTGCGGCTCCTGAACCCAGCAATTTGGATCGGATTTTAGGAATTGTTGGGATGCTGCGCGAAACACCTGGATTTGATCCTGCGCTTCTGGTTCCTTTGGTACCTCGCTTGTTTTTTAAGCCTGAATTACATGAGATGGGACAGCATATTGCAGGTGGATTGGCGCAAAGAGCGGCTGCAAGGCTGATCCGTGAGGTGCTACTACGAGAGCCTACTCGGGCAAGTCAAAATGGGCAAACATTAGGCACACTGGTGCCGAAGCTCCCTGTTTCTAGGTAA
- a CDS encoding DUF433 domain-containing protein codes for MSDLLKRITINLQQCGGRPCIRGMRIRVSDVLDLFAAGLSTKQILEEMPDLEADDLKAALLYASRRLNHPVLVA; via the coding sequence ATGTCAGATTTGCTTAAAAGAATTACGATTAATCTACAACAGTGTGGTGGTCGCCCTTGTATTCGAGGGATGAGAATTAGGGTCTCAGATGTACTGGATTTATTCGCCGCTGGACTGAGTACTAAGCAGATTTTAGAAGAGATGCCTGATTTAGAGGCAGATGATTTGAAGGCAGCACTTCTATATGCCTCACGTAGACTTAATCATCCGGTGCTGGTTGCATGA
- a CDS encoding aspartate aminotransferase family protein, translating into MSTYGRFALALDHGAGCRVWDTNGREYLDFVAGIATCTLGHAHPVMVEAVSQQIKKLHHVSNLYYVAEQGELAKWLVEHSCADRAFFCNSGAEANEGAIKLARKYAHTVMGIESPIIITAHASFHGRTLATVTATGQPKYQKNFDPLVPGFYYVPYNDISAIEEAIALLDSTDRQVTAIMLEALQGEGGVRPGDRAYFQRVRQICDEKGILLILDEVQVGMGRTGHYWGYENLGIEPDIFTSAKGLGGGIPIGATLCKSFCDVFQPGDHASTYGGNPFVCGVALKVCETLERENLLANVQARGEQLRDGLRAIAAQYPQIIAEVRGWGLINGLVLHPEVELTSINLVKEAMEQGLLLVPAGPKVVRFVPPLVVSAGEVDEALQVVTQAMACLS; encoded by the coding sequence ATGTCTACCTATGGTCGGTTTGCACTGGCGTTAGATCATGGAGCAGGCTGTCGCGTTTGGGACACAAATGGGCGAGAGTATCTAGATTTTGTGGCAGGTATTGCAACCTGTACACTAGGTCATGCCCATCCGGTGATGGTTGAAGCAGTGAGTCAGCAGATCAAAAAACTCCACCATGTTTCTAACCTCTACTATGTTGCCGAGCAAGGAGAACTCGCCAAGTGGCTGGTCGAACATTCATGTGCCGATCGCGCCTTTTTCTGCAACTCTGGAGCCGAAGCCAACGAAGGGGCAATTAAATTGGCGCGGAAGTATGCCCACACCGTCATGGGCATCGAAAGCCCCATCATTATCACTGCCCACGCGAGTTTCCATGGACGAACCTTAGCAACGGTGACGGCAACAGGACAGCCTAAGTATCAAAAAAACTTTGATCCGCTGGTGCCTGGGTTTTATTACGTTCCCTATAACGATATTTCGGCAATTGAAGAGGCGATCGCCCTGCTCGATAGCACCGATCGTCAAGTCACTGCCATTATGCTAGAAGCGCTACAAGGAGAAGGGGGCGTTCGTCCAGGCGATCGGGCTTACTTCCAGCGAGTGCGGCAAATTTGCGATGAGAAAGGCATTCTGCTAATCCTTGATGAGGTGCAGGTGGGCATGGGGCGCACTGGGCATTACTGGGGCTACGAGAATTTGGGCATTGAACCTGATATTTTCACCTCGGCGAAGGGTCTAGGCGGCGGCATTCCCATTGGCGCAACGCTCTGCAAGTCGTTCTGCGATGTGTTCCAACCCGGCGATCACGCCAGCACCTACGGCGGCAATCCGTTTGTCTGCGGTGTGGCGTTAAAAGTTTGTGAGACTCTAGAGCGCGAAAACCTGCTGGCAAATGTCCAGGCGCGGGGTGAGCAACTCCGGGATGGGTTAAGGGCGATCGCTGCTCAGTACCCTCAAATCATTGCTGAAGTGCGCGGTTGGGGTTTAATTAACGGCTTGGTGCTGCATCCTGAGGTTGAGTTGACTTCAATTAATTTAGTTAAAGAAGCGATGGAACAGGGCTTGTTGCTGGTGCCTGCTGGGCCCAAGGTCGTGCGCTTTGTGCCGCCGCTGGTTGTGAGCGCAGGTGAAGTGGATGAAGCGCTCCAGGTGGTTACTCAGGCTATGGCTTGTCTTTCGTAA
- a CDS encoding peptidoglycan recognition protein family protein — translation MTRVPALANAPADPSNYGDRYATDIYGRPVSNALLVVLHETVGSASSAVNTMQAPHLNEDDQVSYHSIIKRDGTVIYVVAPEKRAFGAGNSVFNGANGPEAVKTHKDFPPSVNNFAYHISLETPGDGGNSAQTHSGYTSQQYQSLAWLVAWTNVPYDRITTHRAVDQSGSRIDPRSFDNQQLVAQLQSYSRDTAQR, via the coding sequence ATGACGCGCGTCCCAGCATTGGCGAATGCGCCCGCTGATCCCAGTAACTATGGCGATCGCTATGCTACAGATATTTACGGTAGACCCGTTAGCAACGCCCTGCTCGTAGTTCTTCATGAAACAGTCGGTTCCGCTAGTAGTGCCGTCAATACTATGCAGGCACCTCACCTCAACGAAGACGATCAGGTTAGCTATCACAGTATTATCAAGCGAGACGGCACTGTAATCTACGTCGTTGCCCCTGAAAAACGAGCCTTTGGGGCTGGGAACTCTGTCTTTAACGGAGCGAATGGGCCCGAAGCGGTCAAAACTCACAAAGATTTTCCGCCTTCGGTCAATAACTTTGCCTATCATATTTCTCTGGAAACGCCTGGTGATGGCGGCAATTCTGCCCAAACTCACAGCGGCTACACCAGCCAGCAGTATCAGTCTTTAGCTTGGCTAGTTGCCTGGACTAACGTTCCCTACGATCGCATTACGACTCATCGAGCCGTTGACCAATCTGGCTCGCGCATTGATCCTAGAAGCTTTGACAATCAACAGTTAGTGGCTCAACTGCAAAGTTATTCGCGTGATACTGCTCAGCGGTAG
- a CDS encoding alpha-ketoacid dehydrogenase subunit beta: protein MAETLLFNALREAVDEEMARDSSVFVLGEDVGHYGGSYKVTKDLHKKYGDLRVLDTPIAENSFTGMAVGAAMTGLRPIIEGMNMGFLLLAFNQIANNAGMLRYTSGGNYKIPMVIRGPGGVGRQLGAEHSQRLEAYFQGVPGLKLVACSTPYNAKGLLKAAIRDDNPVLFFEHVLLYNLKEDLPEGEYVLPLDKAEMVRSGKDVTILTYSRMRHHVMTAVKPLVQQGYDPEVIDLISLKPLDFETIGTSIRKTHRVIIVEECMRTGGIGAEVTASINDRLFDELDAPVLRLASQDIPTPYNGGLENLTIVQPAQIVEAVQKMVGLRV from the coding sequence ATGGCAGAAACCCTTTTATTCAACGCCCTCCGCGAAGCCGTCGATGAGGAAATGGCTCGCGACTCCTCAGTTTTTGTATTGGGTGAAGACGTGGGGCACTATGGCGGCTCCTACAAAGTGACGAAAGATCTCCACAAAAAATACGGTGATCTTAGAGTATTAGATACCCCGATCGCCGAAAATAGTTTCACAGGAATGGCAGTCGGTGCCGCAATGACCGGGCTAAGACCCATTATTGAAGGCATGAACATGGGCTTCCTGCTCTTAGCATTCAACCAAATTGCCAACAATGCCGGGATGTTGCGCTATACATCAGGCGGTAACTACAAAATCCCGATGGTGATTCGCGGCCCTGGTGGAGTCGGTCGGCAGTTGGGCGCAGAGCATTCCCAACGACTCGAAGCTTATTTCCAAGGTGTTCCCGGCTTAAAGCTGGTGGCTTGTTCAACGCCGTACAATGCCAAGGGTCTACTAAAAGCCGCCATTCGGGACGATAACCCAGTTCTATTCTTTGAACACGTATTGCTTTACAACCTCAAGGAAGATTTGCCCGAAGGCGAGTACGTTTTGCCGCTCGACAAAGCTGAAATGGTGCGATCGGGCAAAGATGTGACGATTTTGACCTACTCCCGAATGCGGCATCATGTGATGACGGCGGTGAAGCCATTGGTGCAACAAGGTTATGATCCAGAAGTGATTGATCTCATTTCCTTAAAACCCTTAGATTTTGAGACGATCGGTACCTCCATTCGCAAAACCCATCGAGTCATCATTGTTGAAGAATGTATGCGAACGGGCGGTATTGGTGCAGAGGTAACTGCTTCTATTAACGATCGCCTCTTCGATGAGCTAGATGCACCCGTTCTCCGTCTTGCCTCTCAAGATATTCCCACGCCCTACAACGGCGGTCTAGAAAACCTGACGATCGTGCAGCCTGCCCAAATTGTTGAGGCGGTGCAAAAAATGGTGGGTCTGAGAGTTTAG